One region of Polyodon spathula isolate WHYD16114869_AA chromosome 25, ASM1765450v1, whole genome shotgun sequence genomic DNA includes:
- the LOC121300091 gene encoding GTPase NRas: MTEYKLVVVGAGGVGKSALTIQLIQNHFVDEYDPTIEDSYRKQVVIDGETCLLDILDTAGQEEYSAMRDQYMRTGEGFLCVFAINNSKSFADIHLYREQIKRVKDADDVPMVLVGNKCDLPTRTVDTKQAQELARSYGIEFVETSAKTRQGVEDAFYTLVREIQQYRMKKLNSSEDRKQGCMGVSCTVM, from the exons ATGACAGAGTATAaactggtggtggtgggagctgGTGGTGTGGGTAAAAGCGCCCTGACAATCCAGCTGATTCAGAACCACTTTGTAGATGAATATGATCCAACCATTGAG gactCGTACCGGAAGCAGGTGGTGATTGACGGTGAGACGTGTTTGTTGGACATCCTGGACACAGCTGGACAGGAGGAGTACAGTGCCATGCGGGACCAGTACATGAGGACAGGAGAGGGCTTCCTCTGCGTCTTCGCCATCAACAACAGCAAGTCCTTTGCAGACATCCACCTGTACAG AGAACAGATCAAGCGGGTGAAGGACGCTGACGATGTCCCGATGGTGCTGGTGGGGAATAAGTGTGACTTGCCGACGCGGACGGTGGACACAAAGCAGGCTCAGGAACTCGCCAGGAGTTACGGGATTGAGTTTGTGGAGACGTCGGCAAAGACGAGACAG GGCGTGGAGGACGCATTCTACACACTGGTGCGGGAGATCCAGCAGTACCGCATGAAGAAGCTGAACAGCAGCGAGGACCGCAAGCAGGGCTGCATGGGGGTGTCCTGCACCGTGATGTGA
- the LOC121299646 gene encoding ras association domain-containing protein 8-like translates to MERTVWVDGVQRVICGVTEKTTCQEVVIALAQAMGRTGRYTLKEKFKEFERSVTPDEKLLESLNKYGQQASEVQLILKHNGPSLETRRCAQIRGTRGAARSLHRQSLPALDKVRMNADPNPEEKKPKRKSLTFAEEAREWIESFTRTRLHRVRGKGKDAGRRDSSVVSQPAEESGEIIHLQNSREISSKEGNLRRITDDQEESSPGQATKEELHHLIRRQQAQLETFQARLDATEAEIRALEEQESLAEEQESLAKELARLGQLVESRVADVEEVDFWENELRAEEVYEQDLQEQFLEMKEKVQECKEKLEEYKKRESRHSSRADQAGRLAEELSQGCKEGSRMENSLVLTQEADQDFQVSRSLWTAPFPRVSYRFSDTSASPGPLREWVARWSKELSSSSSAAGELSDCAEAVQQTDSTAV, encoded by the exons ATGGAGCGCACAGTCTGGGTGGATGGAGTTCAGAGGGTCATCTGTGGAGTCACTGAGAAAACTACCTGCCAAGAAGTGGTGATAGCGCTGGCACAGGCAATGG GTCGCACGGGCCGCTACACTCTAAAGGAGAAGTTTAAGGAGTTCGAACGCAGCGTGACGCCAGATGAGAAACTGCTGGAGTCCCTGAATAAATACGGGCAGCAGGCTAGCGAGGTGCAGCTCATCCTGAAACACAACGGCCCTTCCCTCGAGACAAGGCGCTGCGCCCAGATCCGCGGCACTCGCGGAGCGGCCAGGAGTCTGCACCGGCAGAGCCTTCCTGCCCTGGACAAGGTCCGGATGAACGCAGATCCAAATCCGGAAGAGAAGAAACCCAAGCGCAAATCGCTCACCTTCGCAGAGGAGGCCAGGGAGTGGATCGAGTCCTTCACCAGAACAAGACTGCACCGAGTCAGGGGAAAGGGGAAGGATGCTGGGAGGAGAGACTCCAGCGTAGTCAGCCAGCCCGCAGAGGAATCGGGAGAGATTATCCACCTACAGAACAGTCGAGAGATCTCCAGCAAGGAGGGGAATCTGCGCAGGATCACAGACGACCAGGAGGAGTCAAGTCCTGGGCAGGCAACCAAAGAGGAGCTACACCATCTGATCAGAAGGCAACAGGCCCAACTCGAGACCTTCCAGGCCCGTCTGGACGCCACAGAGGCAGAGATCCGAGCGCTGGAGGAGCAGGAGAGCCTGGCCGAAGAGCAGGAGAGCCTGGCCAAGGAGCTCGCCCGTCTCGGGCAGCTGGTGGAGTCGCGGGTGGCAGACGTGGAAGAGGTGGACTTCTGGGAGAACGAGCTGCGGGCGGAGGAGGTGTACGAGCAGGACTTGCAGGAGCAGTTTCTGGAGATGAAGGAGAAGGTGCAGGAGTGTAAAGAGAAGCTGGAGGAGTACAAGAAGAGGGAGTCGAGGCACAGCTCTCGGGCGGatcaggcaggcaggctggccgAAGAGCTGAGTCAGGGCTGCAAGGAGGGCAGCCGGATGGAAAACTCCCTGGTCCTGACCCAGGAGGCTGACCAGGACTTCCAGGTCAGTCGCTCTCTCTGGACGGCACCCTTCCCAAGGGTATCGTACCGTTTTAGCGACACAAGTGCCAGCCCGGGACCGCTCAGGGAGTGGGTGGCGCGGTGGTCCAAAGAACTGTCGTCTTCCTCTTCTGCAGCCGGCGAGCTCAGTGATTGTGCCGAGGCAGTCCAGCAGACGGACAGCACGGCAGTTTAA